DNA from Streptomyces luteogriseus:
CCATGGTGGGCCTTCCCGGCATGGCCCGATGGGGCATGCGTCATTCGTCTGTGATGGTGTTCGCTTTAGCAGACACAGTAGTGAGCGCCCGAACCAGGGGGAGAATTAGGGGCTATGAGCGGAAGTTCGGCGAGGCCGAAGCGGAGGAAGGCGGCTGGGCCTGCCTTGCGCTACGAGCACAGGGCAGAGCGTCCGCCGTCCCTTCGCCGCGTGAAGACGGGGTTCGGGGAGCGCCTGTTCGGTTGCCTGGTGCTCCCCGGCTTCGTCGCCCTGATCATGCCGCTGGTCCTGTTCGACATGTACTGGGGCCACGAGCTGTGGGGTGACTTCGCTCCGGCGTGGCCGGGCGGTGCGTACGCCTTCACCGGCGTGGTCGGCGCCCTGGTGCCGGTGGTCTTCTTCGCCTGGGTGGCGCCACTGACCCGGATGGACTGGAAGAGGAGCAGGGCGCGTTCGTCGGCCTGGGTGGCAGCCTCCCTGCCCGGGCTGGGCGCTTGCTACCTGGTCGGCGGGGTGATCGCCACGACCGTACGGCCCAGACGGCGCCGCGACTGGGACTCCGGCTGTTTCAGCGAGGGCGGCCCCTGCTGGGTGCACGTGCACTACCCATGGCTGTGGGTCGTCGGGCTCGTCTCCACCCTCGTGGCGGCCGCGCTGCTGATCACCCTGCTCGTCAGGCTCAGCCGCAGGGCGACCCCTACCCCACCCTCGACATCCGGGCCTCCGGCCGACCCGACTCCTGGCTCTCCGACCGGTACCGGAGGTCGTCGCCCACCGGCTTGAGGTGGACGGTCGTCTTCGCGGGGTTGCAGCCGCTGTGATTGCTCTTCGCGCCGACCGACGTCGCGACGAGCTCGTTCTTCGTGACCTGCTTCAGGGTGAGTACGTCGACGCAGACGCCGCCGACCGGGTCGGTCTGACGGAGCTTGCCCAACTCCTGGCCGACGGCGGCCCGTTCTACCGTGATGCGGAACGTGCCGAGGGGCAGTCTGCCGTCGAGGGCGACGCCTTGGCCCTCCCAGGTGCCGAGGTACGCGGCGGGCACCGCGCCGGCGGAGGGGCCGGAGCTCGCGCTGGCCGCCGGGGGCGAGTCGGAACCGCTGGAGGAGTCCGCGTCGTTCTGGCCGCCGCCCCGGTCCGGCAGCAGGTCGAACACGAACACCGACCCGATCGTCACGGCCGCCATCGCTCCCGCGACCGCCAGCGCCACGGAGCAGCTCAGCCTGCGCACCCGGCCGCCGTCCTCGCCCTCCGGCGTGGACGTCGCCGCGACGGAGACGGTGACCCTGCCGGGGCGCCGGCCGGAGGCCGGGGCGGTGTCCTGCGGGTGGTCGCCGTCCCGGGGCTCGGGAACGGCGGCGACGTGGGGAGTGGGTGGCATCGCCGGGGGTTGCATCGCCGGGGGCGGGGCCTCCTCGGAAGAGGTCGCCTCGGAAGAGGTCACCGCAGACGGCATCGCCCCGGGCGGCAGCACCCCGGGCGATGGCATCACCGGCGGCGGACCGAACACCCCGATCCCGCCGCTCCCGGCCGCTTCCGGCCCGCCCACCGAGGGGCTGCTGAAACCGACCGGCCCGGAAGGCCCCCCGGCCCCTCCCCCGGCCCCGGCCGCCGCCCCGGCTCCCGTCGCCTCCAGGTTCAGCAGGTGCACGGCACTGCGGCTCACCTGTTCCACCAGCGTCCCCGGCAGCCATCCGCCGGCCACGAGCCGGGCCGCGCCCTCGGGGGCCAGTCGGCGGGCCAGCTGAGCCGGGGTGGGCCGCGCCGCCGGGTCCTTGGCGAGGCACTCCGCCGTGAGGCCCCGCAACTCGTCGTCCAGCAGGCCTAGTTCCGGCTCCTCGTGGACGACCTTGTAGAGGAGGGCGGCGGAGGAGTCGCCGGGGAAGGGGGGCCGGCCGGTCGCCGCGTAGGCGAGGACCGCGCCCAGCGAGAAGACGTCGGCGGCGCCCGTGACGCCCTTGCCGAGGATCTGCTCGGGTGACATGTAGCCGGGTGAGCCGATGGACACGCCGGTGGAGGTGAGGGACGCGGTGCCGTCCGTGGCCCGGGCGATGCCGAAGTCGATCAGCAGGGGGCCGTCGAGGGTCAGCAGGACGTTCGACGGTTTCACGTCCCGGTGCACCAGGCCCAGCTCGTGCACCGCCGCCAGCGCCTCGGCGAGTCCCGCGCCCAGGGCCCGTACGGTCGGGGCCGGCAGGGGCCCCCCGTCGGCGACCGCGGCCGACAGGGAGGGACCCGCGGCGTACGCGGTGGCCACCCAGGGCACCCGCGCGCCCGGGTCCGCGTCCAGGACCGGCGCCGTCCAGGCACCGCCCACCCGGCGCGCGGCGTCGACCTCACGCCGGAAACGCGCCCGGAACTCCTCGTCCAGCGCGAAGTGCGGATGCACGATCTTCACGGCGACCGTGCGGCCACCGGGGCTGCGGCCCAGGTAGACCCGGCCCATGCCGCCGGAGCCCAGCCTGCCGAGCAGCCGGTAGGGCCCCACGACGGTGGGTTCGTCGACGTCGAGCGGCCGCATGGGCGTCACCCCTCCCCCGTGGGCAGGCGGGGACGGCTCCGGTCCCGGTACGCCTGCACCACCCAGCAGAGTAGTGCGGGAGCACCGCCCGGCTCACGGCTGGAGCAGGTCCACCTTCACGTCCGCCGGGAAGCCGGTCGTCGGGCCGACCCTGCGTGCGAACTCGGCGACCGCCGCCAGCTGCGGGCCGCCGAAGCGGAAGTCGAGGGTCGTGAAGTAGCGGGCGAGGGTCTCCTCGTCGAAGGCCTCCCAGCGGGCGGCCTGCTCGGCGACCTTGCCGACCTCCTCAAGGGAGAGGTTGCGGGAGTCGAGGAAGGCCTCGTGCACCCGGCGCGTGATGACCGGCTCGCGCTCCAGGTAGTCGCGGCGGGCCGCCCAGACCGCGAAGACGAACGGCAGGCCCGTCCACTCCTTCCACAGCGCGCCCAGGTCGTGCACGGCCAGGCCGAAGCGCGGCCCGTCGAGCATGTTGGCGCGCAGCGCGGCGTCGCCGATGAGGACGGCGGCGTCGGCCTCCTGCATCATCAGGCTCAGGTCGGGCGGGCAGGTGTAGTAGTCGGGCCGGACGCCGTAGCGCTCGGCGAGGAGCAGCTGGGCCAGGCGCACCGAGGTGCGGGAGGTCGACCCGAGGGCGACGCGGGCGCCGTCCAGCCGGTCCAGGGGGACCTGCGAGACGATCACGCAGGACATGACCGGGCCGTCGCAGCCGACGGCGATGTCGGGGAAGGCGACCAGGTCGTCGGCGTGCCGGAGGAACTCGACGAGGGTGATCGGACCGATGTCGAGTTCGCCCTGCACCAGCTTCTCGCTGAGCTTCTCCGGGGTGTCCTTGGAGAGCTCGAAGTCGAGGAGCGTGCCCGTTCTCGCGAGCCCCCAGTACAGGGGCAGGCAGTTCAGGAACTGGATGTGGCCGACGCGCGGCCGGGTGCGAGGATTGTCCACATCGTGAGGCTAGCCCTCACGGCGTACGGACCGGCGCGCGACCCCGCCGTCGGGGTGTGGGCCCGTTGCGGGCGCCCCCTCCGCCAGTCGGCCGGAGGATGTTCAAACATTCGGGTGACGTGATCTTGACCCCTATTGCATTCCGCGGACTGCGTGCTAGGCTCGTCGCAAGTTGCAGTTTGGTTTCCCTTGCAGTACAGAGCCTGCGGAGCATGTGACCGCGGGCTCTCGTCATTCTCAGACATATGCACTTGTGCGGAATTCATCTTCACACTTGCTGGTTCTGGAGCAGGGCAACCCTTTTGGGCCCAAGGAGGGCTTATGGCTACCGGAACCGTTAAGTGGTTCAACGCCGAAAAGGGCTTTGGTTTCATCGCCCAAGAGGGCGGCGGCCCCGACGTCTTCGTCCACTACTCCGCGATCAATGCGACCGGCTTCCGGTCCCTCGAGGAGAACCAGCAGGTGTCTTTCGACGTCACGCAGGGTCCGAAGGGCCCGCAGGCTGAGAACGTCACGCCGGTCTGATTTGTAGTACCCAAGGAGCCCCGCGCCGCCAGGCGACGGGGCTCCTGCCCTTTCCGGGCCCTTCTGTCCGATGAATTCCCGGTGAATTCCGGCCGTGGGACGATGAGCGGATGCGGAAAGATCAGCGGAACAGTGGCGAGGTCGGCGGTACGCCGGCCGACAAGCCCTTGGCGATGGGCCTGTCGGTCGGCCTGTCCTTGGGCACGGCGATAGGCCTCGTGCTCGGCATCACCGTCTTCGACAACCTCGCGCTGGGCCTGGCCCTTGGCCTCGGCTTCGGCACGGCGGTCGGAGCGGGGGCGGGCATCGGCGCGGGACAGGCCTCGCGACTCCAGGAGGACGGGGAGCACGAACACGAGGGCGCCGGGGAGAACGACGGCGTAGGGAAGAACACGGGCGACGGGGAGAACACGGGCGACGGGGAACATGGCCGGAATCAAGGGGACGGCCGGTCGGACGAGAGCCGGGGCGACGGCGTCTCGCGCTAGGGTCTCCGGCCATGACCGACGCCGCTGACCTCGTGAACGCCGCCCCCGGCCCCGTGGCCGACGCCCACGACTTCGTGGCCGACGACGCCGGCCTCGTGGACGACCCCTCCGGCCTCGTGGACGACGACGCCGACTTCGTGAACGACCCCTCCGGCCTCGTGGACGACGCCCCCGACTTCGTGACCGAGACCCGTGTGTTCTACGACGCCGTCGCCGAGGAGTACGCCGTCCGGTTCGGTGACCTGCGCCCGGGGACGCCGCTGGACCGGGGCGTGCTCCATGGGTTCGCGCAGCTCGTGGGCCAGGGGGGCGAGGTCGCCGACCTGGGGTGCGGGCCGGGGCGGGTCACGGCGTACCTGGCGTCCCAGGGACTGTCGGTGTTCGGGCTCGACGTGTCGGAGTCGATGCTCGCGATCGCCCGCCGCGAGAACCCGGGCCTGCGGTTCGTGCGGGGCTCGATGCAGGAGCCGGACCTGCCGGACGGCTCGCTCGACGGTGTCGTGTCCTGGTACTCGATCATCCACACACCCGAGGAGCACCTGCCCGCCCTCTTCACCGTCTTCCACCGCGTCCTGCGCCCCGGCGGCCATCTGCTGCTCGGCTTCCAGTGCGGGGACGAGCCCCGCCGCTACGAGGAGGCCTTCGGGCACCAGGTGTCCCTGACGTTCCGCCGGCGCCGGCCGGAGCGCATCGCCGCCCTGCTGAGCGGCGCCGGATTCACCGTCCGCGCCACGACGGTACGAGAGCCCGACGAGGCGCAGGGCGAGCCGGTCGCCCAGGCGAGCATCGTGGCCCGCAAGCCCGGGAAGTAGGCCGCCCGGGGCATCGCCGTAGCCCCACGTGTGATGCCCGAGCGGCCCCCGCAGCCGGGCGTACGCTCCCCAGCGCGAGCCCGCTGCCGACCCACCCGCCCCCGGTCTCCAGCGCCGGCCGGCCCCGGCCCCTAGAGCACCCCCGCGATGTCCCGCGCCGCGATGTACCCGAACGTCATCGCCGGGCCGATCGTCGACCCCGCGCCGGCGTAGCTGTGGCCCATGACGGCCGCGCTGGCGTTGCCCGCCGCGTACAGGCCGGGGATCACCGAGCCGTCCTCGCGCAGCACCCGGGCCCGGGCGTCCGTGCGCAGTCCGCCCTTGGTGCCGAGGTCGCCGGGGACGATGCGGAAGGCGTGGTACGGGGGCAGCCAGAGGGGGGCCAGACAGGAGTTGGGGAGGACCGACGGGTCCGTGTAGTAGTGGTCGTAGGCGCTGTCGCCCCGGTGGAAGTCGGGGTCCTCGCCCCGGCGCGCCTGGGCGTTGAAGCGGTTCACGCTGGTGCGCAGGGCCGCCGCGGGGACGCCGATCGAGGCCGCCAGGGCGTCCAGGGTCCACTCCTTGTGCGCGGCCCCGGAGTCGTACCAGGTGCCGGGGAAGGGCAGGGCCGGCAGGACGTCCTTGAAGAGGTACCGGTTGCGGTAGTTCTGGTCGACGATCAGCCAGCACGGGATGGCCGGGTCGGTGTCCTGGACGTCGTACATGGTGTGCACGACGTCGCTGTAGGGCGCGGCCTCGTTGACGAAGCGCCGGCCGGAGCCGTTCACCAGCAGCCCGCCGGGCAGGGTGCGTTCGGCGAGGCAGAAGTAGGGCTGTCCGGGGATCGGGATCGCCGGGCCCCACCAGGCGTCCTCCATCAGGTCGAGCGCCGCGCCCAGCCGCTCCCCCGCCCGGATGCCGTCGCCGGTGTTCTCCTTCGCCCCGACGGTCCAGTCCGTGCCGATGGGCTGGCGCTGGAAGCGTTCCCGCATCGCGGCGTTGTGCTCGAAGCCGCCCGAGCCGACGATCACGCCCCGGCGGGCGCGGACCAGGCCCGGGGCGCCGTCGCGGGAGACCACGGCTCCGGTGACCGTGCCGTTCTCGACGTGCAGGTCGGTCAGGGGCGAGTTCAGCCAGACCGGGACCCCGGCCGATCGCAGGCCCGCGCGCAGGCCCGCCGCGAGCGCCTGGCCCATCGTCAGGGGTTTCTGGCCGAGTGCCGCCGCCTTCACGCCGCGGGCGAGGCACTGGGCGGCGACGGCCGCGCCCCGGGCGTTGACGGCGGCCAGGGCGACCCACTTGTAGTCGGCGCTGAAGACGACCATGCCGGCGGGGACGTCCATGTACGGCGGGTTCAGGTGCGCCAGCTCGGCGCCCAGGAGGTTGCCGTCGATCTGGTCCGGCTCGATGGAGCGGCCGCCCGGCAGGCCGCCGGGGAGCTCGGGGTAGTAGTCGCTGTAGCCCTCCATCCAGCGGAAGCGGAGCGGGCTGTTCGCCATGACGAAGGAGATCGTCGCCGGGCCGTGGGCGAGGAAGGCACGCTGCCGGTCGGCGGGGACGTCCGGGCCGACGACCGCGGCGAGGTAGGCGGCGGCCTTCGCGGGGGTGTCCGGGACGCCGGCCGCGAGGAGCACCGGGTTGTTGGGGATCCAGATCCCGGCGCCGGAGCGGGCGGCCGAGCCGCCGAAGGTCGGTGCCTTCTCCACGACGACGCAGCTCAGGCCCTGCCGTGCGGCCGTCAGTGCGGCGGTCATGCCGGCGGCCCCGGAGCCGACGACGACGACGTCGTACGTGCCGAGCGGGGGT
Protein-coding regions in this window:
- a CDS encoding protein kinase domain-containing protein; translation: MRPLDVDEPTVVGPYRLLGRLGSGGMGRVYLGRSPGGRTVAVKIVHPHFALDEEFRARFRREVDAARRVGGAWTAPVLDADPGARVPWVATAYAAGPSLSAAVADGGPLPAPTVRALGAGLAEALAAVHELGLVHRDVKPSNVLLTLDGPLLIDFGIARATDGTASLTSTGVSIGSPGYMSPEQILGKGVTGAADVFSLGAVLAYAATGRPPFPGDSSAALLYKVVHEEPELGLLDDELRGLTAECLAKDPAARPTPAQLARRLAPEGAARLVAGGWLPGTLVEQVSRSAVHLLNLEATGAGAAAGAGGGAGGPSGPVGFSSPSVGGPEAAGSGGIGVFGPPPVMPSPGVLPPGAMPSAVTSSEATSSEEAPPPAMQPPAMPPTPHVAAVPEPRDGDHPQDTAPASGRRPGRVTVSVAATSTPEGEDGGRVRRLSCSVALAVAGAMAAVTIGSVFVFDLLPDRGGGQNDADSSSGSDSPPAASASSGPSAGAVPAAYLGTWEGQGVALDGRLPLGTFRITVERAAVGQELGKLRQTDPVGGVCVDVLTLKQVTKNELVATSVGAKSNHSGCNPAKTTVHLKPVGDDLRYRSESQESGRPEARMSRVG
- a CDS encoding menaquinone biosynthetic enzyme MqnA/MqnD family protein, with the protein product MDNPRTRPRVGHIQFLNCLPLYWGLARTGTLLDFELSKDTPEKLSEKLVQGELDIGPITLVEFLRHADDLVAFPDIAVGCDGPVMSCVIVSQVPLDRLDGARVALGSTSRTSVRLAQLLLAERYGVRPDYYTCPPDLSLMMQEADAAVLIGDAALRANMLDGPRFGLAVHDLGALWKEWTGLPFVFAVWAARRDYLEREPVITRRVHEAFLDSRNLSLEEVGKVAEQAARWEAFDEETLARYFTTLDFRFGGPQLAAVAEFARRVGPTTGFPADVKVDLLQP
- a CDS encoding cold-shock protein; protein product: MATGTVKWFNAEKGFGFIAQEGGGPDVFVHYSAINATGFRSLEENQQVSFDVTQGPKGPQAENVTPV
- a CDS encoding class I SAM-dependent methyltransferase — encoded protein: MDDAPDFVTETRVFYDAVAEEYAVRFGDLRPGTPLDRGVLHGFAQLVGQGGEVADLGCGPGRVTAYLASQGLSVFGLDVSESMLAIARRENPGLRFVRGSMQEPDLPDGSLDGVVSWYSIIHTPEEHLPALFTVFHRVLRPGGHLLLGFQCGDEPRRYEEAFGHQVSLTFRRRRPERIAALLSGAGFTVRATTVREPDEAQGEPVAQASIVARKPGK
- the kstD gene encoding 3-oxosteroid 1-dehydrogenase, coding for MTTRTDTAGTAGAPTRRRVLAGAAGAGLAVATGVQQGARAADLPPLGTYDVVVVGSGAAGMTAALTAARQGLSCVVVEKAPTFGGSAARSGAGIWIPNNPVLLAAGVPDTPAKAAAYLAAVVGPDVPADRQRAFLAHGPATISFVMANSPLRFRWMEGYSDYYPELPGGLPGGRSIEPDQIDGNLLGAELAHLNPPYMDVPAGMVVFSADYKWVALAAVNARGAAVAAQCLARGVKAAALGQKPLTMGQALAAGLRAGLRSAGVPVWLNSPLTDLHVENGTVTGAVVSRDGAPGLVRARRGVIVGSGGFEHNAAMRERFQRQPIGTDWTVGAKENTGDGIRAGERLGAALDLMEDAWWGPAIPIPGQPYFCLAERTLPGGLLVNGSGRRFVNEAAPYSDVVHTMYDVQDTDPAIPCWLIVDQNYRNRYLFKDVLPALPFPGTWYDSGAAHKEWTLDALAASIGVPAAALRTSVNRFNAQARRGEDPDFHRGDSAYDHYYTDPSVLPNSCLAPLWLPPYHAFRIVPGDLGTKGGLRTDARARVLREDGSVIPGLYAAGNASAAVMGHSYAGAGSTIGPAMTFGYIAARDIAGVL